The Algoriphagus sp. TR-M9 genome has a window encoding:
- a CDS encoding DUF2179 domain-containing protein, producing MQEFLNTLGVSDQLFNYLIMPLLIFCARVGDVSINTLRIMFMMNGKKNIAPVLGFFEALIWLLAIGQIFQNIDNPLSYLAYAAGFGTGTYVGMYFEEKLALGRVLVRVISPKPHPELLEYMKERDFRFTSVGAEGRYGKVILLFTVMKRENLKEFVDKLKSVDEKAFYTIESVKRVSEDDLNVMDDKPRFNMSFFSKART from the coding sequence ATGCAAGAATTTCTCAATACCCTAGGAGTTTCTGATCAGCTTTTTAATTACCTGATCATGCCTTTGCTTATCTTCTGTGCGAGGGTTGGGGATGTCTCCATTAATACCTTGCGCATCATGTTTATGATGAATGGCAAGAAGAATATCGCCCCTGTTTTGGGTTTTTTTGAAGCTTTGATATGGCTACTGGCCATAGGACAGATTTTTCAGAATATTGACAATCCCCTTTCCTACCTGGCTTATGCAGCTGGATTTGGGACAGGGACTTATGTGGGGATGTATTTCGAAGAAAAGCTTGCTTTAGGTAGAGTTTTGGTGCGGGTGATCTCGCCAAAACCCCATCCCGAACTGCTTGAATACATGAAAGAACGGGATTTCCGATTCACCAGCGTAGGGGCTGAAGGGCGTTACGGTAAGGTGATTCTACTGTTCACAGTCATGAAAAGAGAAAATCTGAAGGAGTTTGTGGACAAATTGAAAAGTGTGGACGAGAAGGCGTTCTATACCATTGAGAGTGTGAAACGGGTCTCTGAAGATGATTTGAATGTGATGGATGACAAGCCCAGATTCAATATGAGCTTTTTCAGTAAAGCCCGTACCTGA
- a CDS encoding CynX/NimT family MFS transporter, whose translation MNRASSSFVLMAGIILVSINLRTSIASVGPLIPFIREDLGLSNGLAGFLTTLPLLTFATFSLFAPGIGKRLGMGRAVFLGLVILFTGVVIRVLGGIELMILGTALTGIGIVIANVLLIPLIKVRLPEKLGLMTALLATMMSLFAAIAVGLSVPLAVDWELGWRGSLASWSAFMVLAMLFWIPQLQRPKASLHEVTGKAKNVWKSKLAWQVTVFMGAQSVMYFTMITWLPDMLISRGWSPAQAGIVASLMQFVSLLGSYFAPNFLIKMKEQTAVIKWVGVAYVLGYLALFIQHELLTYAALALVGFCMGASLSIAYTLISLRTAEDQTTAKLSAMVQSSGYYLAALGPLLFGVSLDLFDNWNVLIYFLLFFALVFTYFGMAAGRDRKI comes from the coding sequence ATGAATAGGGCTTCATCCTCCTTTGTGTTAATGGCCGGGATTATTCTGGTTTCCATCAATCTTCGGACTTCCATAGCGTCAGTTGGGCCATTGATTCCCTTTATCAGGGAGGACCTAGGCTTGTCCAATGGCCTGGCAGGATTCCTCACTACACTTCCTCTTTTGACATTTGCTACCTTCTCTCTATTTGCACCGGGGATAGGGAAGCGCTTGGGGATGGGTAGAGCTGTATTTCTGGGACTGGTGATTTTATTTACAGGAGTTGTAATCCGTGTATTAGGTGGTATAGAGCTAATGATTCTGGGTACCGCTTTGACGGGAATTGGGATCGTAATCGCCAATGTGCTTCTGATTCCACTGATCAAGGTGAGGCTGCCAGAGAAATTGGGATTGATGACTGCACTATTGGCTACTATGATGTCATTATTTGCTGCCATAGCGGTAGGCTTAAGCGTTCCCTTGGCAGTTGATTGGGAGCTAGGCTGGAGGGGATCTTTGGCGTCTTGGTCAGCATTTATGGTGTTGGCGATGCTCTTTTGGATCCCGCAGTTACAGCGGCCCAAGGCTAGTTTGCATGAAGTAACAGGAAAAGCAAAGAATGTATGGAAATCCAAGTTGGCCTGGCAGGTGACTGTTTTTATGGGAGCCCAATCTGTGATGTACTTTACGATGATTACCTGGTTGCCTGATATGTTGATTTCAAGGGGATGGAGCCCTGCACAAGCCGGAATAGTGGCCTCTTTGATGCAGTTCGTTTCTCTTTTGGGATCCTACTTTGCTCCCAATTTTCTGATCAAAATGAAGGAACAGACTGCTGTGATCAAATGGGTGGGAGTGGCTTATGTATTGGGATATTTAGCCTTATTTATTCAGCATGAACTGCTCACTTATGCAGCTTTGGCATTAGTGGGATTTTGTATGGGTGCGAGTTTGAGTATCGCTTATACCCTCATATCGCTACGAACGGCAGAAGACCAGACTACCGCAAAACTTTCGGCCATGGTGCAGTCTTCAGGCTATTACTTGGCAGCCCTAGGTCCTTTGTTATTTGGGGTTTCATTGGATTTATTTGACAATTGGAATGTCCTGATTTATTTCCTTTTATTTTTTGCTTTGGTATTTACATACTTTGGGATGGCAGCCGGGCGAGACCGTAAAATCTAA
- the metK gene encoding methionine adenosyltransferase, translating into MAYLFTSESVSEGHPDKIADQISDALIDNFLAFDPKSKVACETLVTTGQVVLAGEVNSDIYLDVQKIARDVINRIGYTKSDYMFEGNSCGVLSAIHEQSADINQGVDRQSPEEQGAGDQGMMFGYATNETENYMPLALDISHRILRELAALRRENKEITYLRPDSKAQVTIEYSDDNVPQRIEAIVVSTQHDDFDEESAMLAKIKSDIISILIPRVTAQLKPELQKLFTSDIKYHINPTGKFVIGGPHGDAGLTGRKIIVDTYGGKGAHGGGAFSGKDPSKVDRSAAYATRHIAKNMVAAGIADEVLVQVSYAIGVAAPMGIYVNTYGTSKVGLSDGAIAKKIEAIFDMRPYAIEQRLKLRNPIYEETAAYGHMGRENKVVTKTFHSPYRESVTHEVELFTWEKLDYVDQLKASFGL; encoded by the coding sequence ATGGCATATTTATTCACCTCAGAGTCAGTTTCTGAGGGACACCCAGATAAAATCGCAGATCAAATTTCAGACGCATTGATAGATAATTTTTTGGCGTTTGATCCCAAATCGAAAGTAGCTTGTGAAACTTTGGTAACTACTGGCCAGGTAGTCTTGGCAGGTGAGGTGAACTCGGACATCTATCTGGATGTGCAGAAGATCGCCCGTGATGTGATCAATCGCATAGGTTATACCAAAAGTGATTACATGTTTGAAGGGAACTCATGCGGGGTGCTTTCGGCCATACATGAGCAATCTGCGGATATCAATCAGGGTGTGGATAGACAAAGCCCCGAAGAACAGGGAGCAGGGGATCAGGGAATGATGTTTGGCTATGCCACCAATGAAACGGAGAATTACATGCCGTTGGCCTTGGATATTTCTCACAGAATTCTTCGTGAACTGGCTGCCTTGAGAAGAGAAAACAAAGAAATTACATATCTAAGACCTGACTCTAAAGCGCAGGTAACCATAGAATACAGTGACGATAATGTACCTCAGCGAATCGAGGCTATTGTTGTTTCTACGCAGCACGATGACTTTGATGAGGAAAGTGCTATGCTTGCCAAGATTAAATCTGACATCATTTCTATTTTGATTCCAAGAGTGACTGCTCAGCTCAAACCAGAACTGCAAAAGCTCTTTACCTCAGATATCAAATACCATATCAATCCTACCGGGAAGTTTGTCATCGGTGGACCACATGGAGATGCAGGACTTACCGGTAGAAAAATCATCGTGGATACCTATGGTGGAAAAGGAGCACATGGTGGGGGAGCTTTCTCCGGAAAGGATCCTTCCAAAGTGGACCGATCTGCCGCTTATGCTACTAGACACATTGCCAAAAACATGGTGGCAGCAGGAATTGCAGATGAGGTATTGGTCCAGGTTTCCTATGCCATCGGAGTAGCTGCTCCTATGGGAATATATGTCAACACTTATGGCACGTCCAAAGTAGGCTTGAGTGATGGGGCAATCGCCAAGAAAATCGAAGCAATTTTTGACATGAGACCATACGCAATCGAGCAAAGGCTGAAGTTGAGAAATCCTATCTATGAAGAAACCGCTGCTTATGGACATATGGGAAGAGAAAACAAGGTAGTCACCAAAACTTTCCATTCCCCGTATCGTGAGTCTGTGACCCATGAGGTAGAACTTTTCACTTGGGAAAAACTAGATTATGTGGATCAACTCAAAGCCAGCTTTGGTTTATAA
- a CDS encoding DUF4252 domain-containing protein, with the protein MKKLILTFALLGAVWSVQAQSKSVKALYEKYKGEDDFFHMELGGNFMNFAEGFKIDIDENDMATVAKSIDKLNFFNLPDQSDVNRRESKSLQKGLERERYELLMEASEGKSGSVMVYSKGGKKISDLVVLVGGDDGDLMVVELLGTFDQEMVAKAANYKGRN; encoded by the coding sequence ATGAAAAAGCTGATTTTAACTTTTGCACTATTAGGTGCAGTCTGGTCTGTACAAGCACAGAGTAAAAGCGTCAAAGCCTTATATGAAAAATACAAAGGTGAGGACGATTTCTTCCACATGGAGCTGGGAGGTAACTTCATGAATTTTGCCGAAGGGTTTAAAATTGACATTGATGAGAATGACATGGCCACTGTGGCAAAGTCTATAGACAAGCTTAATTTTTTCAATCTGCCGGATCAGTCAGATGTGAACCGCAGAGAGTCCAAGTCTTTGCAAAAGGGGCTGGAGCGTGAGCGATACGAATTGTTGATGGAAGCTTCAGAAGGAAAAAGCGGGAGCGTGATGGTGTATTCCAAAGGAGGAAAAAAGATTTCTGACTTGGTGGTGCTGGTTGGCGGTGATGATGGGGACTTGATGGTCGTGGAATTACTTGGGACTTTTGACCAGGAAATGGTGGCAAAAGCTGCCAATTATAAGGGGAGAAACTAG
- a CDS encoding DUF4252 domain-containing protein, which translates to MKKILIIPFLMFAIVLQAQAQDDAIQRFFSKYMDDDRFSRVYISPKMMQMAGGFLKSNADSDQDSKDLGELIQKVKGIRILSSDEVDGQTFYKEAMGTLSRNQYEDLMDVQDKGSSLKFMVREEGGLVRELMMISGDSKEFTLLSMLGSFTYEDLNMLAEHTDIPGMDNYGKGSKGAKGNK; encoded by the coding sequence ATGAAAAAGATACTGATAATCCCCTTTTTAATGTTTGCGATTGTGCTTCAGGCCCAGGCTCAAGATGATGCGATCCAACGTTTTTTTTCTAAGTACATGGATGACGACAGGTTTTCCCGAGTGTACATTAGCCCGAAGATGATGCAAATGGCAGGTGGCTTTCTAAAGAGCAATGCCGATTCGGATCAGGATTCCAAGGATTTGGGCGAACTGATCCAAAAGGTGAAGGGCATACGCATACTCTCTTCTGATGAGGTGGATGGACAGACCTTTTATAAGGAGGCGATGGGCACGCTCAGCAGAAACCAGTATGAAGATCTCATGGATGTGCAGGATAAAGGATCCAGTCTGAAATTCATGGTACGGGAGGAAGGAGGCTTAGTGAGAGAGTTGATGATGATCTCAGGTGATTCGAAAGAATTTACGCTACTCTCTATGCTGGGGAGTTTTACTTATGAAGATCTGAATATGCTGGCTGAGCACACAGATATCCCCGGGATGGATAATTATGGGAAAGGAAGTAAGGGAGCAAAAGGGAATAAATAA
- a CDS encoding RNA polymerase sigma factor encodes MKSFFEAHIWPNRGRLYRLVYLWVRDRSLAEDMLQNVFEKSYAREEELSRHPNLSGWLVKSLKNEVLMHFRQTKKLEALDGLEELPVEESGAAEVSEAAGKVMRLVKSLPLRQQEIFQLREVEGLSYEEIAGHLEVSMEQVKVNLHRARKSIRERMINQNISK; translated from the coding sequence ATGAAGTCATTTTTTGAAGCACATATCTGGCCGAACCGTGGTCGACTCTACCGATTAGTTTATCTCTGGGTGAGAGATCGGTCCCTGGCGGAGGATATGCTTCAAAATGTCTTTGAGAAATCTTATGCAAGAGAAGAGGAACTGAGTCGCCATCCCAATTTGTCTGGCTGGCTGGTGAAAAGTCTGAAAAATGAGGTGCTGATGCATTTTCGGCAGACTAAAAAACTGGAGGCATTGGATGGCTTAGAAGAGTTGCCTGTGGAGGAGTCTGGAGCTGCTGAGGTGAGTGAAGCTGCGGGCAAGGTGATGAGGCTGGTCAAATCCCTGCCTTTGCGGCAGCAGGAAATCTTTCAGCTGCGGGAAGTGGAGGGATTGAGCTATGAGGAAATAGCCGGGCACTTAGAGGTGAGCATGGAGCAGGTAAAGGTGAATCTGCATAGGGCAAGAAAAAGCATTCGAGAGCGGATGATCAACCAAAATATAAGCAAATGA
- a CDS encoding 4Fe-4S dicluster domain-containing protein — translation MSFLPQLAFLVILGIASFILVKRVKFLRRNILLGKAEVRNDQPEKRWQTMALVAFGQKKMFKRMLPAILHLMVYVGFIVINLEVLEFVIDGLAGTHRIFAPFLGSVYTLAMNIFEFLAVLVILACVVFLIRRNILKVPRFTKPEMKGWPALDANVILLIEIVLMFAILKMNAADQILASRGVGHYIPVGTLLFSSLFSPIFDNFSSEFLIAVERIAWWFHIIGILAFAVYVTYSKHLHIFLAFPNTWYSNLKPKGEMPNMPEVTNEVNMMLGVPAEAPADPPAEIGRFGAKDINDLSWINVMNAYSCTECGRCTAECPANLTGKKLSPRKIMMDVRDRAEEAGKSLDTGGKGLEDGKSLLGDYISKEELNACTSCNACVEACPVNIDPLSIILQMRRYVAMEESGTPAQWNAMFQNMETSFAPWKFSPQDRFNWAERVKEQEIPD, via the coding sequence ATGAGCTTTTTACCTCAACTCGCTTTTTTAGTCATTTTGGGCATTGCCTCTTTCATTTTGGTGAAAAGGGTCAAATTCCTCCGCAGAAACATCCTGCTGGGCAAAGCCGAAGTCCGAAATGATCAACCCGAAAAACGCTGGCAAACCATGGCGCTAGTGGCTTTCGGCCAAAAGAAAATGTTCAAGCGAATGCTGCCGGCTATTTTACACCTCATGGTTTACGTGGGATTTATAGTGATCAACTTAGAAGTGCTGGAGTTTGTGATAGACGGACTGGCGGGCACCCACCGTATATTTGCTCCATTCTTAGGCTCTGTCTATACCCTGGCCATGAATATCTTTGAGTTTCTGGCCGTACTGGTCATTCTTGCTTGCGTGGTATTCCTGATCAGAAGAAATATCCTCAAAGTACCACGCTTCACCAAGCCTGAAATGAAAGGCTGGCCGGCCTTGGATGCCAATGTGATTTTACTGATCGAAATCGTTCTGATGTTTGCCATTCTGAAAATGAATGCCGCAGATCAAATCCTTGCATCGCGTGGAGTGGGGCATTATATCCCTGTAGGCACACTTTTATTCAGTTCTTTATTCAGCCCGATTTTCGACAACTTCAGTTCCGAATTTTTGATTGCAGTAGAACGGATTGCTTGGTGGTTCCACATTATCGGGATTTTGGCTTTTGCAGTATATGTCACATATTCCAAGCACCTGCATATCTTCCTGGCCTTTCCCAATACCTGGTATTCCAACTTAAAGCCAAAAGGAGAAATGCCAAATATGCCTGAAGTGACCAATGAAGTCAATATGATGCTTGGTGTTCCTGCAGAAGCTCCTGCCGATCCCCCAGCAGAGATCGGAAGATTTGGGGCCAAAGACATCAATGACCTGAGTTGGATCAATGTCATGAATGCCTACTCCTGTACAGAATGCGGCAGGTGCACCGCTGAATGCCCTGCAAACCTCACCGGCAAAAAGCTTTCGCCAAGAAAAATCATGATGGATGTACGTGACCGGGCAGAAGAAGCAGGAAAGAGCCTGGACACCGGAGGAAAAGGACTAGAAGACGGCAAATCGCTACTGGGAGACTACATCAGCAAAGAAGAACTGAATGCCTGCACCAGTTGCAATGCCTGTGTAGAAGCTTGTCCGGTCAATATAGATCCGCTATCGATAATTCTACAGATGAGGAGGTACGTTGCCATGGAAGAATCCGGCACCCCTGCTCAGTGGAATGCCATGTTCCAAAACATGGAAACCAGCTTTGCTCCATGGAAATTCAGCCCGCAGGACAGATTCAACTGGGCAGAAAGAGTAAAAGAGCAGGAGATTCCAGATTAA
- a CDS encoding (Fe-S)-binding protein — translation MSTYKVPTMADMAGKGESPEILFWVGCAGSFDDRYKAVTQAFVKILNKVGVSFAVLGPEEACTGDPARRAGNEFLFQMQAVANIQVMNGYAVKKVVTACPHCFNTIKNEYPALGGSYEVIHHSQFLQQLINEGKVALQGGGEFKGKKITFHDSCYLGRANDVYEAPREVIKALDVELVEMKRCRTKGLCCGAGGAQMFKEPEPGHKDINVERTEEALATGANAIAVGCPFCLTMMTDGVKNKEKEEQVKVYDLAEMIAKDMGI, via the coding sequence ATGTCTACATATAAAGTCCCTACCATGGCCGATATGGCCGGCAAAGGAGAAAGCCCTGAAATACTATTCTGGGTAGGCTGCGCCGGATCTTTTGACGATAGATACAAAGCTGTCACACAAGCATTTGTCAAAATATTAAATAAGGTAGGAGTAAGTTTTGCAGTTTTGGGACCTGAAGAAGCCTGTACAGGAGACCCGGCAAGAAGAGCAGGAAATGAATTCCTCTTTCAAATGCAGGCAGTCGCCAATATCCAGGTGATGAATGGCTATGCGGTAAAAAAAGTAGTCACAGCTTGCCCACATTGCTTCAATACCATCAAAAATGAATACCCGGCACTAGGCGGAAGTTACGAGGTGATTCACCACTCCCAGTTTCTGCAGCAACTGATCAATGAAGGAAAAGTAGCGCTCCAAGGCGGAGGTGAATTCAAAGGCAAAAAAATCACTTTTCATGATTCTTGCTATTTGGGACGTGCAAACGACGTCTATGAAGCGCCAAGAGAAGTGATCAAAGCACTGGACGTGGAGCTGGTAGAGATGAAGCGCTGCCGCACCAAGGGGCTTTGCTGCGGTGCCGGAGGCGCTCAGATGTTTAAGGAACCAGAACCTGGCCATAAAGACATCAACGTAGAGCGAACCGAGGAAGCTTTGGCCACCGGTGCCAATGCCATAGCGGTAGGCTGTCCGTTTTGCCTCACCATGATGACAGACGGGGTCAAAAACAAAGAGAAAGAAGAGCAGGTTAAAGTCTATGACCTGGCAGAAATGATTGCTAAAGACATGGGAATTTGA
- a CDS encoding OmpA family protein has product MKNHFLWICLLLLVGVSSCKSLQEKGNDQYLSGQYQYAINTFSQILADEPDNQEANQIIAESYRLSNRIEEAAPYYQKLIEESPTFESYYRLGLSLKAQNKPEEAKEAFESAKEYTQNEEYLAETQRQIEAIKLSQGIEDYWPYHELINYKDLNTAGPDYAPVASEGFLYFTSGRQASGLYPADGSPYTKLFRARADGVNVDATAAQALPEFQNEEGLNQAAIAISPDGNTIIYARGNSTSPKDLPETALFVSYFRGAGFTQPIWMPVNEDEFWWNSTPAFSPDGSELYFASNRPGGFGGIDLYKATRLANGDFGNPVNLGPTVNTPGNELFPRPTVDGKFFFSSDGHPGFGKLDLFVAEPNESGEQVIKNLGENFNSQNDDFAIFFTEYPKAGFISSNREGGVGDDDIYYFEDKTPKPKIVNVLLNVYTKQRVAGEPDAVLEQARVVLYDSLSKQAGGDFSNSNGRVRFTLTPNADFTIIASKTGYFSKSIPYSTVGKTPDPATLIQEVTNITLDTTIVLDQLVLDRSIVLENIYYDLDKADIRPDAAVELDKLVQILKDNPAIRIELSSHTDDRSSDDYNQDLSQRRAQSAVDYIVSQGIDADRLVAKGYGESQLIIENAQTEEEHQTNRRTEFKVIEIQQ; this is encoded by the coding sequence ATGAAAAACCATTTTTTGTGGATTTGCCTTTTGCTCCTAGTAGGAGTAAGCTCATGTAAAAGCCTTCAGGAGAAAGGCAATGACCAGTATCTATCCGGTCAGTACCAATACGCGATCAACACCTTCTCCCAGATATTAGCTGATGAACCTGATAATCAGGAGGCAAACCAAATCATAGCCGAGAGCTATAGACTTTCTAACCGAATCGAAGAAGCAGCGCCTTACTACCAGAAACTAATCGAGGAGTCCCCGACTTTTGAAAGTTATTACAGACTTGGGTTAAGCCTAAAAGCTCAAAACAAGCCAGAAGAAGCGAAAGAGGCTTTTGAAAGTGCCAAAGAATACACACAAAACGAAGAATACTTAGCCGAAACACAGCGTCAAATCGAAGCCATTAAGCTATCCCAAGGCATTGAGGACTACTGGCCTTACCACGAATTGATCAATTATAAAGACCTGAATACCGCAGGACCGGATTATGCGCCAGTTGCCAGTGAAGGTTTCCTTTACTTTACTTCTGGTCGTCAGGCCAGCGGACTCTATCCCGCTGACGGCTCCCCATACACCAAATTATTTAGGGCCAGAGCAGATGGTGTCAACGTAGATGCTACTGCCGCACAAGCTTTGCCAGAGTTTCAAAACGAAGAAGGCCTTAATCAGGCTGCTATCGCGATCAGCCCAGATGGGAACACCATCATTTATGCCAGAGGAAACTCCACCTCCCCAAAAGATCTTCCGGAGACCGCCTTATTTGTCTCCTATTTCCGTGGTGCTGGTTTTACACAGCCGATCTGGATGCCAGTAAATGAGGATGAATTCTGGTGGAACTCCACACCTGCTTTCAGCCCGGATGGATCAGAACTTTATTTTGCCTCCAACCGACCCGGAGGATTTGGAGGTATAGATTTGTATAAAGCTACCCGCTTGGCCAATGGGGATTTTGGAAATCCGGTAAACCTGGGTCCTACAGTGAACACACCAGGCAATGAGCTATTCCCTAGGCCTACGGTTGACGGGAAGTTCTTTTTCTCCTCTGATGGACACCCGGGATTTGGGAAGCTAGACCTCTTTGTGGCAGAGCCAAATGAGTCCGGAGAACAAGTCATCAAAAACTTAGGTGAAAACTTCAATAGCCAAAATGATGATTTTGCTATTTTCTTTACCGAATATCCTAAAGCTGGCTTTATCTCCTCAAACCGAGAGGGCGGCGTAGGAGATGATGATATTTATTATTTTGAAGACAAAACCCCTAAGCCAAAAATCGTCAATGTACTCTTGAACGTCTACACCAAACAGCGTGTGGCAGGGGAACCGGATGCGGTGCTAGAGCAAGCCAGAGTAGTCCTTTATGATAGCTTGAGCAAGCAGGCCGGAGGAGATTTCTCCAATTCAAACGGGAGAGTTAGATTCACTTTGACTCCAAATGCAGACTTTACCATCATCGCTTCGAAAACAGGATATTTCTCCAAGTCTATCCCCTATTCCACCGTGGGAAAAACTCCGGACCCGGCCACATTGATACAAGAGGTCACTAACATTACATTAGACACCACCATCGTCTTGGATCAGTTGGTACTGGATAGATCTATTGTCTTGGAAAACATCTATTACGATCTAGATAAGGCTGATATCCGACCTGATGCGGCAGTGGAATTGGATAAATTAGTTCAAATACTCAAAGACAATCCTGCCATTAGAATCGAGCTGAGTTCACATACTGATGACAGGTCTTCGGATGACTATAATCAGGATCTCTCGCAAAGGAGAGCGCAATCAGCAGTGGACTATATCGTTTCGCAGGGCATAGATGCTGACCGACTGGTAGCCAAAGGATATGGAGAAAGCCAGCTGATTATTGAAAATGCCCAGACCGAAGAAGAACATCAAACCAACCGAAGGACTGAGTTCAAAGTGATAGAAATCCAACAATAA
- a CDS encoding cytochrome c biogenesis protein yields MRQSWWKILAIVLLLYTLIAGLLMDAPRLPILNETIRALHFHVTMWFGMILMLVVAVYYSIKYLRTNNLQYDDLALEYTNSAILFGVLGIVTGMLWAKFTWGDYWSGDPKQNAAAIGILMYFAYLILRNSLTDAQQRGRIGAIYNIFAFAAFIPLIFVLPRLTDSLHPGNGGNPGFNAYDLDSKLRMVFYPAIIGWTLFGSWIATVRVRMRRVERTLEDRMINP; encoded by the coding sequence ATGCGCCAATCTTGGTGGAAAATCTTGGCTATAGTCCTGCTGCTGTACACATTAATAGCAGGCTTACTGATGGACGCGCCCCGGCTTCCAATTCTGAATGAAACTATCCGTGCATTACATTTCCATGTCACCATGTGGTTTGGAATGATTCTCATGCTGGTTGTGGCGGTATATTACAGCATCAAATACCTCAGAACAAACAATTTACAATACGACGATCTAGCATTAGAATACACCAATTCTGCGATCCTATTTGGCGTTCTGGGAATAGTGACCGGTATGCTATGGGCCAAATTTACCTGGGGGGATTATTGGAGTGGAGACCCCAAACAAAATGCGGCTGCAATCGGCATCTTGATGTATTTTGCCTACTTAATCCTCCGAAATTCACTTACTGATGCTCAGCAAAGAGGCAGAATAGGCGCGATTTATAACATATTTGCCTTCGCTGCTTTCATCCCTTTGATCTTTGTTCTCCCTAGACTTACCGACAGCCTGCACCCTGGAAATGGTGGTAATCCTGGCTTTAACGCCTATGACCTGGACTCCAAACTTCGAATGGTATTCTATCCAGCCATCATAGGTTGGACGCTTTTCGGTAGTTGGATCGCAACCGTACGTGTGAGAATGCGTAGGGTGGAGAGAACTCTAGAAGACCGAATGATTAATCCCTGA
- a CDS encoding CcmD family protein produces MKKLVTIALLIFSLSALAQEKIAVTESDYSNNAVEMADVMRADGKIYVLVGVILIIFAGVTFYLISTDRKISRLEKNIHS; encoded by the coding sequence ATGAAAAAATTAGTAACAATAGCCTTGTTGATTTTCAGTCTTTCTGCTTTGGCACAAGAAAAAATCGCGGTAACCGAATCAGATTACTCCAATAACGCTGTGGAGATGGCAGATGTGATGCGTGCAGATGGAAAGATCTATGTGCTGGTCGGGGTGATTCTGATCATATTTGCAGGCGTGACCTTCTATTTGATCAGTACAGATAGAAAAATCAGTAGGTTAGAAAAAAACATTCATTCCTAA
- a CDS encoding cytochrome c maturation protein CcmE, whose product MKKGHLLGLGIIAIAIVIIMTSIGDASSYESFSTAKELKQEGNENAIHVVGQLKKDANGEVTGLNVREDKVSFTFVLVDNEGTEQEVFYNEPVPADFTRSESVVVIGSYKNDEIFIADKILMKCPSKYQETDVQAAGM is encoded by the coding sequence ATGAAAAAAGGACATCTATTAGGTCTGGGAATCATCGCTATTGCGATAGTGATTATCATGACATCCATAGGCGATGCCAGTAGCTACGAAAGCTTCAGTACCGCCAAAGAACTAAAGCAAGAAGGGAATGAGAATGCTATTCACGTCGTGGGGCAATTGAAAAAAGATGCCAATGGAGAAGTGACCGGACTGAATGTCAGGGAAGATAAGGTTTCCTTTACGTTTGTTTTGGTGGACAATGAAGGTACCGAGCAGGAGGTATTTTACAATGAGCCAGTACCGGCAGACTTCACACGATCAGAGTCAGTGGTAGTCATAGGGTCATATAAGAATGATGAAATCTTCATCGCTGACAAAATCCTGATGAAATGCCCTTCCAAATACCAGGAAACTGACGTGCAGGCGGCAGGAATGTGA